Below is a window of Pyrobaculum aerophilum str. IM2 DNA.
CGGAAATTTTAGCTAATACCTCGTCCATCTTCTTCGAAGCGTCTTCGCGCCTAAACACAGTGATTAATATACTCCAGTATAAATTTGCTACGCCTACTTACCCCTGCCCAACGCCTCTTGCAACGCGAGAAGCCTCTCTAACAGCGCCATGCAGATCTCATCTCTCTTGCCCCTCTCCTCTATGATTAGCGACCTAATGGCGCTGGCGTTTTCCACAACAGCCAACGCCGCCGAGTTGAGCCTCTCCACCGCCTCCCTAACTGCGTTTATAATAACATCCGCGTTAGCGGGCTGTTGGGGCGCTTGGGATACTTTCTTTGAGAGATCCGCCACCTCCCTCTGTAATTTCGCCACCTCCTTTCTCAATTCTCTGATCTCCGCCAGAATTTCCACGACGTATTCGGGATAGGCGAATTCGTCAGCCATGTAACTAACCGCAATTCATAATTTATAAGTTACTCCTATAAAAGCGCCATCCTCTCACCCCCACGGCGCGCCGAATTTCCTCGGTAAGCCTCTGGGAGGGGCACTTTTACGCACGTCGCCTTAACTGTCGCCGCACCTGTGGATCACTTTAATACAGTCGTCTACTAGCTTTATCTCCGGCTTTAGGTAGACGCCGTCGGGCGTATCGAATACGTAAAACGCAATTTTGTCGCCCACTTTGCAAATTGCTCTCAAGTCGGCCACGAAACACAATATCGGCTTACCCCGCCACTCCCACCAAAAGGCGCGCCTGAGGGAGTACTCGCCGATTAGCAGTTCGGCGTACCTCTCCCTACTCCGCTATTATTACCTTAGCCATTTCGCACATGCCGTGGTGAGGCCCTAGCCGCCTTGCCCTCCTAGCCCGGCGGGATGGGCCACTTAAACCACTTGCGATACCACTCTTTCAACGCGGCCAGGCTCTTGATTTCCATACTACGCATTCCTCTACCATTTCCCTCCCTCCGCTTGTACACGGCTAGACGCCCGCCTACGCCTCATAGGGCTATCTGTTACATATCCCCCCTCGCCGCGGCCACTGCGCTGGCCCGTCTGGGTTTTATGAACGCCGGGCTGACTGCGTAGTCCGCGAGGAGGCGCCGAAAAGCACACTGCAGTGCGTAATCACGGAGGCCCCTTCGGCGAAAACAACCGCGTTGCCCACGGCCAAATCCACTGCAAATACGCCACTGCGTCTTCAACGGCCATTTTCAACTCCCACGTCCTCAAGTCGGGCTATCCCTACACCTCTCCGCCACGTACTTCGCCATTGCCAGCGCCTTTGCCACCGCATAAGCCGCAGTTCTGATGTCCACTGGCTTTGGCAACAGGTGTGAGACAGCGCAAGATTCATAAAACTCGCATTTGCCCTCGGCAGTCCACCTAACGGCAACTGGCGGAAGGCTGTCCTCAAAAGAGGGCATTCCACCAAGAGGCCCAAGGCCCTTGGAAGACGGCGCCCCGGAGGTATGAGGCGATAAGATGCGGCGTCTCTCCCGCGAGATCCCCGGCGGGCCTGCCGGAGGTCTTCTCTAAATACTCGCAAATTTCCCCCAGCCCTCGGCGTACAACATCTAGCTCTCTGTAGTGGAGGAGGGCGGGAGCCCCGGCCAAAAGACGGGAGACGCAGAACGGGCGGGGGTGTGATTTATCAGTAACGTTTAAGCTAATGCAAAAACGTAACGCTGATAGTATAGCTTCCCGCGAAAGCAGATTGAGGCAAGTAAAACTCGCAGTTATGCTCACAACGTTGTCCAGAGGACGGCGGTGGAGGACAGCGGGGCGTACAGAACAAGCCCCATCACAAGTCTCCCAGTCCACACGCCGCCACGTTGAGCAAGCGGTGTCTGTAGCGAAGGGGGCGGTAGGGTCAGAGAGGCGCCAGATGCAACGCTTATGGACAAGCCGCGACGTATAGGGTTTTTGAAGCGGCCAGTTGTAAATTTTTATTACGCCTTCTTAATATGTTTTTATGGAGAAGCACGTGGAGAGAGAGGCGGTTATAAGAGATACTCTCCACGACTTTTCAATAGAATACGTAAAGGCTTTGGCCGAGGTGTTCGGGTGGAGAGTAGTCACGGCGCCTGCCAACGCGCCGGGGCCAGACGTGGTTATTGAACACGCCGTTGGGGAGAAAGCCGTTATGTTTATTGAGTCAGAAGTGGGCCACGACACGGGGAGCTCCCAGAAGTACTTCAAAAAGCTGTCTGAAAGGCTTAGGCCTTTAGTCGAGGAGTATAGGGCAAGGGGCGTGGGCTACTTTGCCCTAGTGATAATCGCGAACGCCCCCAGGAGGCTGACAAAATACCTCAGAGAGAATAGAAAAGAACTTGAAGAGGCGTTGGGCTTTAAATTGGAAGAGGGAATTACTGCCTTTGTAATACCCGTCTTGTTAGTAAAAGAAGTACTGCCGGCGGTATTTGTAAGAGCGCTTGGAGTAGCGGCTAGGCTTGCGCCGGGGTAGCCTTTTTGTCAAACGCCGCAAATAGGCCCGCGCCCGCCTCTTTTCTAGAGGCGTCTCCGGTTATTACAGCGCCGATGGGCTGTGCGTAAAGCTAATATTCACCTAGCCGTACATTTACATGCCGGAGTACTGGCTCACCATGTTAGACGAGGAGAACTTCAAGTACACGGTGGAGAGGGGCATTTACGGCCTGCCCGAGAGCGCCAGCGGATTGGCCCAGTTGATAAAGCCCGGCCATAGGCTGGTGGCCTACGTAATGAAAAAGGGGTGTAGAGAGCTGTGCCAGTCCTTCGCCGCAGTGCTTGAGATCGCTGGCGAGTGGCGCAAATAGACAAAGCCCATCTGGCCAGACGAGAGGGAAAAGGGCATAGTCCTATACCCTTGGGTAGTCGACGTGAGAGTTCTGGCCAAGGGGAGAGTGGAGTTCTCCAAAGTGAAGGAGAGGCTGGAGGAGCTGTTGGGCAGAGGCCTAGACGCCAAGAGGCTTAGGCTGTACGCGCTTTACTACGCAAAACGCCCGCTGCCGCCAGGCGTCGGCGAATTTTTAGAGGAGGAGTTGCGGAAGGGGCAGGTAACTGAGGCGCGCGGGGCTGAGTTCACACACGAAGACCTCTTAACGGCTGTTGTAGAAGTTGGGCGTTGGCTGGACTTTAGAGTAGAGAGAGAGTACCACATTGACAACTTCAGAGTAGACGCCGCGTTTTTCAAGCCGCCTAGGGCCACTCCCTTCGCCGTAGTTGAAGTGCACGTCGGCGGCGATATTTATAAAGACTTGGCCGCTCTTAAACACGCCTATGACAGATACGGCTCTAAGCTGATATACGTTCTGGCGGGCGATGAGAAGGCGGTGGCCAGGCTTTTAGACGGCCAAGGCGCCTTCCACGAGATAAGAGAACACGTGGCGGTGATAAGGGCGGAGGAGCTCCTCAAATTGCGCGAGGCCCTGCGGCTGGATGGCGCCAGGAGGCTTTTAAAATGGCTCGAATTGGTAAAATAGCCGTTAGGCTTATGGGCCAATGACCAGTTTTACGCGTGAAATGCCCCTACTGCGGCTCTGAAAGCGTGGAGGCTGTGAAGAGTTGGGAAATGCCGAGGATGGGCTACCGCGTTACTCACTACCGCTGTAAAAACTGCGGCGGCCTCTTCAACCACTACGTGGGGAGGGGAAAGAGTTCGTGCTAAGAGTAGGGCCCAGGAGGCCTCCCGCAGGCGCAACCAGATAGTGCCTTTCTTGAATATTTATATAACTATACTCTTACGCCTCTAAAAATCTTTAGCCATTGACTGATCTCTTGTAGCCCCTTGGGCACCAACCAAGTCACCTTTGAGGGATGTTGTCCGTATTGGATCTCAAGCTGGGAAATGCCTGTGGTAATGTTGTAACTAAGATTCATTACAGATTGCCAATTCATATCAACGTGGCAACGCGCCTCTCGGCCAGCCTCATCGGGCTTAAAACAGTAGAGGCGCCGTCCGACGAAGAGATTTACAAGGCGGCGATACGCGGACCCTCCGCTGTTTCCCGCATGCGCTTTACAATGGCCGAGGACTACGTCTACAGAAACATCACCGTGGAGAGGGGGCCGCTGGACGCTAGTGGAAGCTATCGCCCGCGTTGTGGATCTGAGGTACGAGTTCGTGAAGGGAGATCAGCCCGTGGATCAGTGAGCTGGAAAGGACTGCCGTCCGCGCATTATCGTAGAATATGAAGTGCACAGCGGCGAGAGGAAACAGTTCAAATGGAGTGGTACTGGAAAAAGCGACGGGTAAAGAGACGCAAAACAATAATGACGCACTATTACGAAACAGCGCGGCCGACGGTCAAAGACGACGCAGAGGCCGCCGTGTTGAAGGCGCTGACTGGCAAGGCGAAAAAAGGCGAAATGCACCTCCTCGCCGACCAGTTTGACGCCCTGCGCCGGTTCAAACCGCTAAAAGACGCCGTAGACCAGCGGGGAGGGGGAAACCGAAATAATTATTTACAACTCCTAACGAAAGCGCCATGGGCTATGTCTCAAACAAAGCTAAAATCTTGGCGAAGTACGTCTCCCCAGATGCGTACATATACGGGCCGTCAGTCATCGGCGCCGGGAGTTTTATTGACGCCGCCGTGATCGGCTATCCCGCCCGCCAGAAAATTCTTAGCGGGTTTAAATCCCCTGACGAGGTCAGCAACGGGGCGAGGATAGGGGAGGAGGTCATTATTAGAAGCGGCGTTGTGATATATGAAGACGTGGAAATAGGCGACAGGGCCGAGTTTGGACACGGCGTTTTAGTAAGAGAGTTAACAAGAATAGGGCGCGGGGTGAGAATCGGCACCAGCGCCATAATAGAGCGCGATGTTAAAATAGGCGACAGGGCGTGGATTCAGTCTATGGTGTACATCCCCAACGGCACTGTTATAGAGGAGGACGTCTTTATAGGGCCAAATGCCGTCATTACAAACGAC
It encodes the following:
- a CDS encoding PaRep2a protein; amino-acid sequence: MLIGEYSLRRAFWWEWRGKPILCFVADLRAICKVGDKIAFYVFDTPDGVYLKPEIKLVDDCIKVIHRCGDS
- a CDS encoding EVE domain-containing protein produces the protein MPEYWLTMLDEENFKYTVERGIYGLPESASGLAQLIKPGHRLVAYVMKKGCRELCQSFAAVLEIAGEWRK
- a CDS encoding PaRep2b protein; translation: MLSVLDLKLGNACGNVVTKIHYRLPIHINVATRLSASLIGLKTVEAPSDEEIYKAAIRGPSAVSRMRFTMAEDYVYRNITVERGPLDASGSYRPRCGSEVRVREGRSARGSVSWKGLPSAHYRRI
- a CDS encoding acyltransferase, with the translated sequence MGYVSNKAKILAKYVSPDAYIYGPSVIGAGSFIDAAVIGYPARQKILSGFKSPDEVSNGARIGEEVIIRSGVVIYEDVEIGDRAEFGHGVLVRELTRIGRGVRIGTSAIIERDVKIGDRAWIQSMVYIPNGTVIEEDVFIGPNAVITNDKYPPSKRLAPVVIRRGAVIGANATLIAGIEVGEGAVVAAGAVVTRDVPPGVVVAGVPARVIGKAEEYMRKRAAYEQS